The Geobacter sp. AOG2 genome includes a window with the following:
- a CDS encoding HD-GYP domain-containing protein encodes MNEHILIVDDEEMIRELLASALLQEGYICHLASNVDEAFGILSEHTVDMVISDIMMPGRSGVDLLRDIKKIDPDIAVLMVTGLSDMNTALECIHLGADDYISKPFSINRVFLTVKNLIEKRTLAIDKKNYQISLEFKVMEQTEQIRRTMNELHKAYDHTLTALVKALDAREKEVGSHSERVMNYTSLMAAKLGINGNDLEQLAKGALLHDIGKIGISDNILLKPGALDEAEWIEMRRHPQVGYAILSEIGFLKGPAEIILTHHERYDGRGYPKGLKGEQIPIGSRIFAAVDTLDAMTSDRPYRKALPFDAVISEVRAFRGSQFDPDIADLFLSLSRSQWEECAGKKFT; translated from the coding sequence ATGAATGAACACATCCTGATCGTTGATGACGAGGAAATGATTAGAGAGCTGCTCGCTTCGGCGTTACTCCAGGAAGGGTATATCTGCCACCTGGCGTCTAATGTGGATGAGGCGTTCGGCATCCTGAGCGAGCATACCGTCGATATGGTTATTTCTGACATCATGATGCCCGGCCGAAGCGGCGTAGACCTGCTGAGGGATATCAAAAAAATTGATCCGGACATTGCGGTCCTGATGGTCACCGGGCTCTCCGACATGAATACCGCCCTTGAGTGCATCCACCTCGGCGCGGACGATTACATATCCAAGCCTTTCAGCATCAATCGCGTTTTTCTGACGGTCAAGAATCTCATCGAAAAACGCACCTTGGCAATCGACAAAAAAAATTACCAGATAAGCCTTGAATTCAAGGTAATGGAACAGACCGAACAGATTCGCCGCACCATGAATGAATTGCACAAGGCCTATGACCATACCCTGACCGCCCTGGTAAAGGCCTTGGATGCCCGTGAAAAAGAGGTCGGTTCCCACTCGGAACGCGTGATGAATTATACCTCGCTGATGGCCGCAAAGCTGGGCATCAACGGGAATGATCTGGAACAATTGGCCAAGGGAGCTCTTCTGCACGATATCGGCAAGATCGGGATATCGGACAATATCCTGCTCAAGCCGGGCGCCCTTGATGAGGCCGAATGGATCGAGATGCGCCGCCACCCCCAGGTGGGATATGCCATCCTGTCCGAGATAGGGTTTCTGAAAGGGCCTGCCGAGATTATCCTCACCCATCACGAACGCTATGACGGCAGAGGCTATCCCAAGGGGCTGAAAGGCGAGCAGATTCCCATTGGCTCCCGGATATTTGCCGCAGTGGATACCCTGGACGCCATGACTTCGGACCGCCCCTACCGCAAGGCGCTCCCCTTCGATGCCGTCATCAGCGAGGTACGCGCTTTCCGCGGCAGCCAGTTCGACCCCGACATCGCCGACCTCTTCCTCTCCCTGTCCCGCAGCCAATGGGAGGAATGCGCCGGTAAGAAGTTTACCTGA
- a CDS encoding ATP-binding protein, giving the protein MIPDQSHSKKSMLLAAAESRRYYRVAENNQRRRLTLAEAITAANLRFIESGSISQMAAVLLDASMTVTNSPFGMFYELLPTGSASIQALSLASFDPISEEDCFRTIQYEIRRHGSYEMKRHPSIFFAAVDTGASVVMDSSAHHQWISCPCPICSPLLTRFMGIPLKIATTTVGMLCLANKSSDYLKEDVVELEHYAQTCAMAIGIARAELERKTAMEQLRQAQKMEAIGQLAGGIAHDFNNLLTVINGYSTLLLQKLDPDSQMNKEVEQILNAGERATSLIQQLMTFCRRQLISPQQLNVNSFITSLHKILCRLIGENISLNTNLSNDIGLIKADAGQIEQIIMNLVINARDALEGGGAITIATNNCSPDDDFIRQQSEVPPENFIVISVRDNGMGIPREIINRIFEPFFTTKVQGSGTGLGLATVYGIVKQGSGHIQVLSEVGVGTEFRIYLPQYPDNEQAVTGDIKAHVAGQAVTGLILIVEDDQSVLDLSAITLKSCGFSVLTASTPLDALELFKHHGNRIDLLLSDVVMPVMTGPEMAKIMRASHPDLKIVFMSGYADEQHGITDFPQEVQNLLMKPYNPVELTQIVNGCIGTTPRRFTNGDLS; this is encoded by the coding sequence ATGATCCCTGATCAGTCCCATTCAAAAAAGTCGATGTTACTGGCCGCTGCCGAATCGAGGCGTTACTACCGGGTCGCCGAGAATAACCAACGCCGGCGCCTTACCTTAGCCGAAGCCATTACGGCGGCCAATCTGCGTTTTATCGAGTCAGGAAGCATCAGTCAGATGGCTGCCGTCCTGCTCGACGCCTCCATGACCGTTACCAATTCGCCTTTCGGCATGTTTTACGAGTTACTTCCCACCGGTTCCGCCTCCATTCAGGCCCTTTCGCTGGCATCTTTCGACCCGATTTCCGAAGAAGATTGTTTTCGCACTATTCAATACGAAATCCGGCGTCATGGAAGTTATGAAATGAAGCGGCACCCTTCGATCTTTTTTGCAGCGGTGGACACTGGCGCCAGCGTTGTCATGGATTCTTCGGCGCACCACCAATGGATTTCCTGTCCCTGTCCGATCTGCTCTCCCCTTCTGACCCGTTTCATGGGAATCCCGCTTAAAATCGCCACCACAACGGTCGGCATGCTCTGTCTTGCCAACAAGAGCAGCGACTATCTCAAAGAAGATGTGGTGGAACTTGAACATTACGCACAGACCTGCGCCATGGCCATCGGTATCGCCCGAGCGGAACTCGAACGTAAAACCGCCATGGAACAACTTCGCCAAGCCCAAAAAATGGAGGCCATCGGGCAATTGGCGGGGGGAATCGCCCATGACTTCAACAACCTGTTAACCGTGATCAACGGCTATAGCACGCTGTTGCTCCAAAAGCTTGATCCGGACTCGCAGATGAATAAAGAAGTCGAGCAGATACTCAACGCCGGGGAACGGGCCACGAGCCTGATCCAGCAACTGATGACCTTCTGCCGCCGCCAGCTCATCTCTCCGCAACAGCTTAACGTCAACTCGTTCATAACCAGCCTCCACAAGATTCTCTGCCGATTGATCGGAGAGAACATCTCGCTCAACACAAATCTTTCGAACGATATCGGCTTGATCAAGGCTGATGCGGGGCAGATTGAGCAAATCATCATGAATCTCGTCATCAATGCCCGAGATGCCCTTGAGGGAGGGGGCGCCATCACCATCGCGACCAACAACTGCTCCCCGGATGACGACTTTATCCGTCAGCAGAGCGAGGTGCCGCCGGAGAATTTCATCGTCATCTCGGTCAGAGACAACGGCATGGGGATACCTCGTGAGATAATCAACAGGATATTTGAACCGTTTTTTACCACCAAGGTGCAGGGTTCCGGTACGGGATTGGGGCTTGCGACGGTTTATGGCATCGTCAAACAGGGCAGCGGGCATATTCAGGTCTTAAGCGAGGTCGGTGTGGGGACGGAATTCCGCATCTATCTGCCTCAATATCCCGATAACGAACAGGCCGTGACCGGTGACATCAAGGCACATGTGGCCGGTCAGGCCGTAACCGGTCTTATCCTGATCGTGGAAGATGATCAGTCGGTACTCGATCTGTCCGCAATTACCCTCAAATCCTGCGGATTCAGCGTATTGACCGCTTCAACCCCCCTGGATGCACTGGAACTATTCAAGCATCACGGCAACAGGATCGACCTGCTCCTCTCGGACGTCGTCATGCCAGTGATGACGGGCCCCGAAATGGCAAAGATCATGCGGGCTTCACATCCGGATTTGAAGATCGTTTTCATGTCCGGTTACGCGGACGAACAGCACGGCATTACCGATTTTCCACAAGAGGTGCAGAACCTTCTAATGAAGCCGTATAACCCGGTCGAGCTGACTCAGATCGTCAACGGGTGCATCGGAACCACTCCCAGGCGCTTCACAAACGGAGACCTTTCATGA
- a CDS encoding DNA internalization-related competence protein ComEC/Rec2 — protein sequence MFRRHPLLIPFWSMAVGLCLADGYSVAVPVGVLAAVFSCLVLSSLIKSSIPFLLCSATFFFVLGLYFLGAYLHPVVPAYDIRNFATRDPIIVEGIVQSRPVAAAQGCSFVLRVEGVVREGSPVPACGRLMVYLATGDTPLTRGDRVRCMARITVPHRLGIPSEFDYTRYLAYQGVTATGRVAAPDGMVLLRGAAEDSLLRRFDLVSRRLGDFIRTTVPDRELSSVLTALLIGDQKRIPAPLNDAYTRAGVNHILSISGFHVGIIAWFIVAVALYLATRSEFLGLRFNLRRTALLMAVPAMLAYLFLTGAAPATARSVIMLAAFVLALHAERETDPLNALLLAAFVLVVVSPPSLFDLSFQLSFLALWGIVVAVPLFMEGTRRVPKNWQRNLIQFVAVSCAAACATIVPVLFYFGQTSLNGIISNLLIVPILGYGAVLTGFTALPLVYLAPPAARVLLWCAGQLTALSNWLVALFAKLPLFSVHTITSLDMLCFLCFMVFATFLRRSRGTYALCVLPPLVAVITHLSAPAAADGRLHVTMLSVGQGESLLVRFPDGGTMLVDGGGYLHDNGRDFGRQVLGPALWKLGVHRIDRLVLTHSHPDHIGGMAFLARTFPVGEFWEPAQGGTGEQYEQLRAALAERHVPRRPLAAGDELTFANGVKLAVLSPPRETVPRPPVTDEAEENEKSLVFRLSFGSFSMLFTADAGFPTEERILAGNAELTSTVLKAGHHGSRYSTSERLLGRVSPALALISAGRGNNFGLPARQTLERLRGRGIRTWRTDLDGTIDLTSDGVSWNVATPYRPD from the coding sequence ATGTTCCGCCGCCATCCGCTCCTGATACCCTTCTGGTCGATGGCCGTCGGGCTCTGTCTGGCGGATGGCTATTCCGTCGCGGTTCCGGTTGGGGTACTTGCCGCTGTTTTCAGTTGTCTTGTGCTCAGTAGCCTGATCAAAAGCAGTATTCCGTTCCTCCTCTGTTCAGCAACCTTCTTTTTCGTGCTGGGCCTCTATTTCCTGGGAGCCTACCTGCATCCGGTGGTACCGGCATACGACATACGGAATTTTGCTACTCGCGACCCGATCATTGTCGAAGGGATCGTGCAGTCGCGGCCGGTGGCCGCCGCCCAGGGCTGCAGTTTCGTGTTGCGGGTCGAGGGAGTTGTCAGGGAAGGCTCCCCCGTCCCGGCGTGTGGCAGGTTGATGGTATATCTCGCCACGGGCGACACCCCCCTGACACGCGGCGACCGGGTCCGTTGCATGGCCAGGATCACCGTGCCCCATCGGCTTGGGATCCCGAGCGAATTCGATTACACGCGTTACCTGGCCTACCAGGGGGTGACGGCCACGGGGAGGGTTGCCGCACCGGACGGGATGGTCCTGCTCCGCGGTGCTGCCGAGGATTCGCTGTTGCGGCGCTTTGACCTCGTTTCCCGCCGTCTTGGCGATTTTATCCGGACGACGGTACCGGACCGGGAGCTGTCGTCGGTTCTAACCGCCCTTCTGATCGGCGACCAGAAACGTATCCCGGCCCCTCTGAATGACGCCTACACACGGGCCGGTGTAAACCATATCCTCTCCATTTCCGGGTTTCATGTGGGCATCATCGCCTGGTTCATCGTCGCGGTTGCCCTGTACCTGGCGACCCGTTCCGAATTTCTGGGCCTTCGTTTCAACTTGCGACGCACGGCGCTTTTGATGGCCGTGCCCGCCATGCTGGCCTATCTCTTTCTGACCGGCGCCGCGCCGGCCACAGCCCGTTCGGTCATCATGCTGGCCGCCTTTGTCCTGGCACTCCACGCCGAACGCGAGACAGACCCGCTCAATGCGTTACTGCTGGCCGCCTTTGTGCTGGTTGTCGTCAGCCCTCCCAGCCTGTTCGATCTTTCCTTTCAATTGTCCTTCCTGGCCCTGTGGGGCATAGTTGTCGCCGTCCCATTATTTATGGAGGGCACCAGGAGAGTGCCAAAAAACTGGCAGCGCAACCTCATACAGTTCGTAGCCGTATCCTGCGCCGCGGCGTGCGCCACCATCGTGCCGGTCCTGTTCTATTTCGGTCAAACCTCGCTTAACGGCATCATCTCCAACCTTCTGATCGTCCCGATTCTTGGCTATGGAGCGGTTCTGACCGGTTTTACCGCGCTCCCGTTGGTTTATCTTGCCCCCCCTGCGGCCCGGGTGCTGTTATGGTGCGCCGGGCAACTCACCGCGCTCTCCAACTGGCTGGTGGCCTTGTTTGCAAAGCTTCCGCTATTCTCCGTCCACACTATTACCAGCCTGGACATGCTCTGTTTTCTCTGTTTCATGGTGTTTGCCACCTTTTTGCGGCGCTCTCGGGGCACGTACGCGCTGTGTGTCCTGCCGCCCCTGGTGGCTGTTATAACCCATCTGAGCGCGCCGGCAGCGGCCGATGGACGTCTGCACGTCACCATGCTCAGTGTGGGGCAGGGGGAGTCGCTGCTGGTTCGTTTTCCCGATGGCGGGACCATGCTCGTGGATGGAGGAGGGTATCTACATGACAACGGCCGTGATTTTGGCCGGCAGGTCCTGGGGCCGGCCCTGTGGAAGCTGGGTGTACACAGGATTGACCGCTTGGTGCTGACCCACAGCCATCCCGACCATATCGGCGGGATGGCGTTCCTTGCCCGCACCTTTCCGGTGGGCGAATTCTGGGAACCGGCCCAGGGGGGCACCGGCGAACAATACGAACAACTACGGGCTGCACTGGCTGAGCGGCACGTCCCGAGGCGCCCTCTGGCCGCCGGCGACGAATTAACCTTTGCCAACGGCGTCAAGTTGGCCGTACTCTCCCCTCCGAGGGAGACCGTCCCCCGACCGCCGGTTACCGATGAGGCGGAGGAGAACGAAAAGTCGTTGGTGTTCCGGCTCAGTTTCGGCTCATTCAGTATGCTTTTCACCGCCGACGCCGGTTTTCCCACTGAAGAGCGCATACTGGCAGGTAACGCCGAGCTGACGTCCACGGTGCTCAAAGCGGGCCACCACGGCAGCCGCTACTCCACGTCGGAGAGGCTTCTCGGCAGGGTTTCTCCCGCGCTGGCCCTGATCTCGGCAGGCCGGGGCAACAACTTCGGGCTGCCGGCGCGGCAGACCCTTGAACGGCTGCGAGGGCGCGGCATCCGCACGTGGCGCACGGATCTGGACGGCACCATCGATCTGACCAGCGACGGTGTTTCCTGGAATGTAGCAACCCCCTATCGTCCCGACTGA